The proteins below are encoded in one region of Nyctibius grandis isolate bNycGra1 chromosome 7, bNycGra1.pri, whole genome shotgun sequence:
- the NSUN6 gene encoding tRNA (cytosine(72)-C(5))-methyltransferase NSUN6, with product MSFFPKISFQREVEEYLTQVFRNNELITALGTQEVESKYQSLLSHLSHPPAFTTVRVNTHLASVKHVKKLLFEEIQKQFKGLCVPVLEHPKLQDILLIPVIGPRRHLEKHASEVIVGAHCGYAVLRGAHVYVPGIISTSRFMKAGDLVSVYSDIEGKCKRGAKEFDGVKVFLGNGISELSRSEIFSSSGPLNGMGIRMIEPVFLSPSFDNLLPSHLFSQNLPSVVVSHILNPQPGERILDMCAAPGGKTTHLATLMRDQGEVIAMDKVANKVKKIKQNAELLQLNCIKAFCYDGTKALSVEKREDEQEGPPFLPESFDRILLDAPCSGMGQRPNMAYSLTLKEVTSYQPLQRKLFTVAVKLLKPRGVLVYSTCTITLSENEEQVAWALKTFPCLQLQPQEPHIGGEGMRGAGLSLDQLKLLQRFDPSAVMSQGMDINSLQDSREDDLISLANKDCIGFFIAKFIKSNSK from the exons atgtcttttttccccaagatctCTTTCCAACGTGAAGTTGAAGAGTATCTCACCCAAGTGTTCAGAAATAATGAG CTTATCACTGCTTTAGGTACGCAGGAGGTGGAGAGTAAATATCAATCTCTGTTAAGTCATCTGTCTCATCCACCAGCTTTCACAACTGTTAGAGTTAATACCCACTTGGCCTCAGTGAAACATGTGAAAAAATTGCTGTTTGAAGAGATCCAGAAG caATTTAAAGGACTATGTGTTCCAGTTCTTGAGCACCCGAAACTCCAGGACATCTTATTAATTCCTGTCATTGGACCCAG gcgACATTTAGAAAAACATGCATCTGAAGTCATTGTTGGAGCCCACTGTGGTTATGCAGTACTTCGAGGAGCACATGTTTATGTCCCTGGAATCATTTCTACCTCACGAT TCATGAAAGCTGGAGATCTGGTCTCAGTGTATTCAGATATTGAAGGCAAATGTAAAAGAGGAGCCAAAGAATTTGATGGAGTCAAAGTGTTCCTTGGAAATGGGATTTCAGAACTGAGTCGCAGTGAAATCTTTAGCTCAAGTGGCCCATTGAA tgGGATGGGCATAAGAATGATAGAGCCAGTCTTCCTTAGTCCTTCGTTTGACAATTTGCTCCCTAGTCATTTGTTTTCACAG AATTTGCCTTCTGTGGTTGTGAGCCATATTTTAAACCCTCAACCAGGAGAGAGAATTTTGGATATGTGTGCTGCACCTGGAGGAAAAACAACCCATCTTGCAACGTTAATGCGTGACCAG ggtgaaGTAATAGCCATGGACAAGGTAGCTAACAAGGTcaaaaaaattaagcagaatGCTGAATTGCTACAGCTGAATTGCATTAAGGCATTTTGCTATGATGGAACAAAGGCACTTTCAGTTGAGAAGAGAGAGGATGAGCAAG AAGGACCTCCATTCTTACCTGAGTCATTTGATCGAATTCTTCTTGATGCTCCATGTAGTGGGATGGGACAGAGACCAAACATGGCTTATTCTTTGACTTTAAAGGAAGTGACCTCTTATCAGCCACTACAGCGCAAGCTTTTCACTGTG GCAGTGAAATTGCTGAAGCCAAGAGGTGTTTTAGTTTATAGTACGTGTACAATTACACTCTCTGAAAATGAGGAGCAAGTTGCTTGGGCTCTGAAAACTTTTCCATGCCTCCAGCTTCAACCACAG GAACCTCACATTGGAGGAGAAGGCATGAGGGGAGCTGGACTGTCGCTTGATCAGTTGAAGCTGCTGCAGAGATTTGATCCATCTGCTGTGATGTCGCAAGGAATGGATATTAATTCTTTGCAAGATTCCAGGGAAGATGATCTGATTTCACTGGCAAATAAGGACTGTATAGGATTTTTTATTGCAAAGTTTATTAAATCAAACAGTAAATAA